In Patescibacteria group bacterium, the genomic stretch AAAGATGAATTATCGCGAGCGCTTGGTCGTATTGAGGGCATGATTGAGTTTGAAGAGCGCCGCTTGCAAAAAGCGCGCGAGCAGCATAAAGAGGTTGAAGTGGTGGCATACCGGGACGTGAAAGGATTCACAGAGGATCTGGAAGAATATGTCACCCAAGCTCTGGCACAACATACCATTGAAGAGGCGCGGCGTATATTTGAGAAAGTGCGGTCCGCACTTTCGGATTTTCTCGCGCGCATACGCCACACTGATACCGAAACGCTTGTTCCCGCGAGCGAACTCGAATCCATGAAAAAAGAGAAAAGGGATATTGAAGACAAGCTCTCTCTTGCCGTAAAGGAAGCCCATGCGTTAGAAAAGACATACGGGGCACTGAAGGAAGAAATAGAAAAAGAAAAAGACTCTTCACGCGAAATTGAAAAAACCATTTTCAAAATGATGGCGCAGAAGAGCGAGCTTTCCGCTGTGATGCAAAGGATCCGGGGGGAAGAGGAGAGAATTGCGGGGGCTGGAACCGCCTTCAAAGAAGAGATACGGGAAGGGATAGTGCTTATCGGACGCGACATAATGCTCTATGAAAATTTTGCCATTGCCGCAGGAGACGCTCTCGCGGAAGATCGCGCCGTACAGGAAGAGCGCAGAAGGCGCATTGAGAAAATGAAGATCAAATTGGAAGATATGGGTGCCGGAGGTGCCGAAGAGATACTGAAGGAATACGAAGAAATAACGGAACGCGATGTTTTCCTGGAGCGAGAAGTTCTGGACCTTGAAAAAAGCGCCGCATCTCTGCGAGAGCTTATTATTGAACTCTCTCTCAAGCTCGACGCTGATTTCAAGGAGGGTGTTACCAAGATCAACAAGCAATTTCACGAGTTTTTCACGCTTATGTTCGGCGGCGGAGCCGCATCTCTGTCGGTGGTAGCGCAGAAAAAACGCAAACGTCCCGATGTGGATCTAGTACTTGATGAAGACATGCCGCCGCCGGAAGAAGAAGAGGAAGAGGGTATTGATATCAATGTTTCTCTCCCGCGCAAAAAAATAAAA encodes the following:
- a CDS encoding AAA family ATPase; the encoded protein is KRLEISGFKSFARKVVFEFDAPVCAIVGPNGSGKSNIAEAIRFVLGEQSMKSLRGKRGEDLIWNGGGAVGRSNHADVTIVFDNTRNEFELDYDEVALKRSVSRDGENQYFINNSQVRLRDIFELLGKIHIGATGHHIISQGEADRILNANIKERRSMIEEALGLRVHQWKIEESEKKLAKTEENIKQVESLRREIAPHIRFLKKQVERVERAKEMREDLKGLYAEYLKREDEYLTHHRTRLSEERKGPERELKQLEEELESARRALASGNAEDPKSKELVLLERDISAARTTKDELSRALGRIEGMIEFEERRLQKAREQHKEVEVVAYRDVKGFTEDLEEYVTQALAQHTIEEARRIFEKVRSALSDFLARIRHTDTETLVPASELESMKKEKRDIEDKLSLAVKEAHALEKTYGALKEEIEKEKDSSREIEKTIFKMMAQKSELSAVMQRIRGEEERIAGAGTAFKEEIREGIVLIGRDIMLYENFAIAAGDALAEDRAVQEERRRRIEKMKIKLEDMGAGGAEEILKEYEEITERDVFLEREVLDLEKSAASLRELIIELSLKLDADFKEGVTKINKQFHEFFTLMFGGGAASLSVVAQKKRKRPDVDLVLDEDMPPPEEEEEEGIDINVSLPRKKIKGLAMLSGGERALTSIALIFAISQVNPPPFLVLDETDAALDEANSRKYG